A stretch of DNA from Anopheles nili chromosome 2, idAnoNiliSN_F5_01, whole genome shotgun sequence:
ttaaaatcaaattaattaaagTCAACCAACAACCAGCGTGCGACCTTAGAAAGCCCTGCAGCTTCTTGGTGTCATTTCATGACGGCACACCGCCTGCATGCAATTTCCATATTAACGTCAATGCAGAAGTGTGTACGGTTTGATAAATGCCCATCAATTGGAgctgggttttttcttctctctctctctctctctctcaccgtAAGAATACCATAAATGTCACCCCACGGTTCTCACATAATGACGCAACTGCTGTCTGTTTGCGCTGGCCGCGTTTCCTTCCTCTTGCAATGCACGTGGCGTCGCGTTACCGAGAAGAAGCACAAGATGAACCAGCTGTACTAGCGACGTGTCtccaccatcatcgtcgtcgtctatTTGCGTACCCCTCACGGTGGTGGCGCAGTTGAATTTTATGATTCACCACCCATCGGCAATGGCTTATCAGCGTACATCGGAGGGGGCCACGATTGGAATACATAAACCAAATGTCCGAATGCTTCAGACATGCTGCTAATATTCGGTTGTCGATGCACAGCGTCGTGCCTGTTTtgcgaaacaaatcgaaaaagaaaactcgccTCTCCAACATCTCGCTCTGATGGCTGGACGTGTGTcgggatttatttattttttttttatacacttCCCAATCGGCCAAATTTGGCGCCCTAAGCGCTGTCGCTCGTCACGTTTAActgcttttcttgcttttttcaACGTTTaacttctgctttttttttggttgccttGGTTGAgggagaacgagaaaaaataaactgaaataaaatgaagcaCATTCCACTTCTAAAACCCCCGCCGGAGTTGTTCGCGCGGTGAGCTCAACAAATATTGGTCGGGAGACATAAATCATTTAATTTTGTAACACTGCGTTGCAGAAACGATGCGTTAAAACGCTGAACCACAGCGTTTTGTGTGTCTCTTTCGGAAAACGGTAGCTAAATAGAAGCATCTGGTTTTGCGAGCGCGATTAGGGTGAGATAAATTGAAGCGGCAGTAAAACAGGCACGCAGCCACCGTCAATGGCTTATGTATACGCCACAAAACGGCGGCTAATACACGTAAAGACGTTtgtgagcgaagaaaaaaccctCGCATGCGTGATTGCATGAGAGTTTTTCATCCCCTAAAAAtttaagaggaaaaaaaaaccgaatgaGAGGGTGGTAAAAAATTTGTTgtactcgttttttttatcgccctCAATTCGCTCTTTTTAACACCCGTTCGAGAAGCGTGCATACGATCGTAACATGCGCTAATGTCTCCATCTAGTAGGCACGTGGAACACCGTGCTGGGAAGCCGAGATCGATTTATCTAGCCAACTGGGAGGAATTCTGTTTATTTTACCAATAGACGGGAAGCTTGCACGTTCCACCGGTTGCATTCGCGGgtggtgaataaataaacaatcccACCCCCGAATCGTTTCTTGGACTGGCGAATTCGGTTGCTCGAAGGGGTTTGATTTTCTCTTCACTCTTTTGGACGTTTCCAAGAATGTGAtcttcaaacacacacgggcTTGGAGGGTGTTTTTCGATTGAAAATAACACGCCTCGAGAGCGTTGAAGGGCTTGTGGTGTTCGAAAACGAGCTGCAGCATCGAGAAGCCAGTAAATTGACAACGCAATGCAGCCGATTAACTGCTTACGAATGTTGCTGGAATAATCCGCTGGAGGCCATCTAATGTATGCATTCTCCCGCCGAGGTGTGTCGTGAAAAGAAACGACCAAATACAACCAGCCCAAACCTGGCATTCCAATCACGCACGAGATCGATTCAGTTAGTCACCCAAACCAACGCCAAACGCCCTGTTTGGAGTCCTCCTGGGAAGCGCATCGGAAGGTTGAGTGTAACCGCCACTTCGCGTAACCTTTTCCGGGGGTTCAAACACGCCTTGATCTGGATAAGGTACTGCTGCTCGCAGCCCACTCGAAACCGGTGACGCCAAGTCAGCGCCGGCGTGCTTGAGATCACACTTCAACCCGTCTGGTGACCTTCGGTGTGGGACCCGGTGATTTAATTCCAACACCGCACCGTCCCCGAGCGCACGCGAGAAAGGTCGCACAAAATCAATATTGAACCTCAattaactctctctctctctctctctctctcttctcgttTCCGTTCGTGTCCCTTTTTCACCCCACGTGCAGGTTTGCTGGCTCTCGTGCAATCGCAGCGCATCGAAACCATCCCATCGATGTCACCGTTCTACGCAAATTTGGAGCGCAATGTGGATCTGCTGTGCCGGGCGGATAAACCGATCGAACAGTGCCGCGTCCGGCTACCGGGAACCTCCTCCGAGATGTATGACGTCACCAACCTGCCAACGGGCGTTAAATCCATTGGTGACCTCGACCAGGGCGAATGTGGCATTCGATTGGCAGTCTTCAAGTCGGACCGCATCGGgaagtttgtgtgtgtcctgaCGATCGGTGGCGAGCAGTACGAGGATGCGATCGAAGTGCACCAACGAGTCGCACCTCAACCAACCGAGCTGAAGATCTCCAAACACACCGCCCTCGTGGATGGTGGCATTCGAGCGGATCAGCTGCTAAAAGCGCGATGTGTGTCACGCCTTGGGTTGCCTCAATCCAACCTAACCTGGTTTCTGAATGATGAACCGCTCGACCCAAAGCTACTCAAGCCGGTTCACGTCACGTCCGAGATGCACGACCGGCAGATCCTGCAGACGGTTCAGCAGGAGGTGAATCTGCACATTACACCCGAACTGAACGGCAAGAAGCTCGTCTGTGTGATGGAACATTTTGCGCTTGAGACGAAGCAGGAAACCATCTTCCCGCTGAACGTCAAGTGTAAGTATTTTGGCTCCTGTACCGGTGTGAGTCACCCGGCCAGAAGTGGCCGGGTTTTCGTCTGCCATGGGAAACCACGAGTTTGGCCGCGACTCATCGGCCGGTCGATGGGATCAATTCGGTGTACGAATTAATAATCAGCATTTGCGCGGTCGGTTATGATGTCAGGGAATTCCACATACGCCTTCATTGTTAAATTTGAATCAAAGCAACCACTTTGGCGGGGATATAACCATCATAACAGGTCGAGACAGGGTTCAGGAAATGTCCCGATAGCTGTGGCCTTTTGTGTGCGCGCTCGAGAGATTGGATACGGTCCTCCTTAAACCAGCTGGACCTTCTTATCGGGTTTTGGCGATCGTCATTCCGGTGAACCCGTACTCGTACCCGAGATGTCCTATTTCCCCGGCACAATCTCCTTTCACTCTGCTTTTTATAGCTGCCCTTGGGAGAAGGGCCCGATCGTAAAAACTCACTCCCGCCCCTAGCGGAACTCGATCCAGGACCACGAGGAGCGTGGGTTTTACGACCGTGGCCACCAAAACCGTGGCCATGCGAATGCTGGAAAATTACGAATAAGGACCCGCTCGAGTGTCCCTTTCGCTCGATGGGAGATATGCAAATTTCTCGCAACATTATGATGGGTGGTTGTTGCTCAGTTTCGGGGATGGTcgcctttttctttgcgcCAAAAAACATGCCAAAAACATTTTAAAGGAAAGTCACCCATCCCATCCTGCATTACGGTGGATGTGTTCTTCGTGTTTTATCGGGAAAATTGCACGATCCCGGATGTGTGGAAAACGCCTGTGACTTTTTTGATGAAGAATTGCGCCTAATTGCGCAGGTACGCCGGTGCAAACAGCGTCACAATAAATTGCCCACGAAAGGGTAACTATTTTTCCACCATGTTTCACCATCACTCGGtgcatgaaatattcattcccTGTTCCGGGAAGGCAGCCTCGCAATTCGCACCGTAATGAGATATCGAGTCCAGCCC
This window harbors:
- the LOC128731715 gene encoding fasciclin-3-like, which translates into the protein MMRHHIGLLFALCSCYSLLALVQSQRIETIPSMSPFYANLERNVDLLCRADKPIEQCRVRLPGTSSEMYDVTNLPTGVKSIGDLDQGECGIRLAVFKSDRIGKFVCVLTIGGEQYEDAIEVHQRVAPQPTELKISKHTALVDGGIRADQLLKARCVSRLGLPQSNLTWFLNDEPLDPKLLKPVHVTSEMHDRQILQTVQQEVNLHITPELNGKKLVCVMEHFALETKQETIFPLNVKFAPEEIPHIHIDELPASGSATVNITIHANPQPITRWTVNGRLIKEGESVDEYQAFVPRRMTGNGDYVVLLKNNDCSKERASLFTLEATNVLGTQTYVIKAVRVDDEGAEYVRDADGYGSDGSNAATFWLISVWTFFCSVIATRVL